A region from the Flavobacteriales bacterium genome encodes:
- a CDS encoding OmpH family outer membrane protein yields the protein MKRFLFLTIAALMIAAPMVSLAQTKIAFVDTKYILERMPEYETAQKELDRLSAQWQAEVEERHAMIKRMRDAYNAEAILLTEEMKKSRMEDIEKREREARDLQKKRFGVGGDIFKKRQELIQPIQDQIYQAVKEIAGTQYAAVFELGGASGILFASQKWDKTGAVMRKLGLKDDKDTDSGNTRGNDEEEGGGGGSDDAPKEEAPRGGGNDGGGNTISKPR from the coding sequence ATGAAGCGCTTCCTCTTCCTGACCATCGCAGCACTGATGATCGCTGCGCCGATGGTATCGTTGGCCCAGACCAAGATCGCCTTCGTGGACACCAAGTACATCCTGGAGCGCATGCCGGAGTACGAGACCGCGCAGAAAGAACTCGACCGCCTGAGCGCTCAGTGGCAGGCCGAAGTGGAGGAACGCCACGCCATGATCAAGCGTATGCGTGATGCCTACAACGCGGAGGCCATCCTGCTCACCGAGGAGATGAAGAAGAGCCGCATGGAGGACATCGAGAAACGCGAGCGTGAAGCACGCGATCTCCAGAAGAAGCGCTTCGGTGTGGGTGGTGACATCTTCAAGAAGCGGCAGGAGCTCATCCAGCCCATCCAGGACCAGATCTACCAGGCGGTGAAGGAGATTGCCGGAACCCAGTACGCCGCTGTTTTCGAGCTCGGTGGCGCCAGTGGCATCCTGTTTGCCAGCCAGAAGTGGGACAAGACCGGCGCCGTGATGCGCAAGCTTGGCCTGAAGGACGACAAGGACACCGACAGTGGAAATACCCGTGGCAACGATGAGGAGGAGGGTGGCGGCGGCGGCAGCGACGATGCCCCGAAGGAGGAGGCACCGCGCGGCGGCGGGAACGATGGCGGTGGAAACACGATCAGCAAACCCCGATAA
- a CDS encoding OmpH family outer membrane protein yields the protein MKKFLTAAALVMITAMPGMAQGKLGHIDMKTLMLALPERAQAEAKMQEVAQSLDARIKAMGAEYDARRNELQAKQNMTETEKSMAIDELQGMEQRIVAAQEKAQEDLAKLQDELLKPMVDRANGAVKAVAEEGKYTYIFDSSVGIVLYFDGGDDVMAKVKAKLGIQ from the coding sequence ATGAAGAAGTTCCTTACCGCAGCAGCCCTTGTGATGATCACCGCCATGCCCGGCATGGCCCAAGGCAAGCTCGGCCATATCGACATGAAGACGCTGATGCTGGCCCTGCCAGAACGGGCTCAGGCTGAGGCCAAGATGCAGGAGGTAGCGCAAAGCCTCGATGCCCGCATCAAGGCCATGGGCGCTGAGTATGACGCTCGGCGCAACGAACTGCAGGCCAAGCAGAACATGACCGAAACGGAAAAGAGCATGGCCATCGATGAACTGCAGGGCATGGAGCAGCGCATCGTTGCCGCGCAGGAAAAGGCCCAGGAAGACCTGGCCAAACTGCAGGATGAACTGCTGAAGCCCATGGTTGACCGTGCCAACGGAGCGGTGAAAGCCGTGGCCGAGGAAGGCAAGTACACCTACATCTTCGACAGCAGTGTGGGCATCGTCCTGTACTTCGACGGCGGGGACGACGTGATGGCGAAGGTGAAGGCCAAGCTCGGCATCCAATAA
- the murI gene encoding glutamate racemase, with amino-acid sequence MSTGDTRPIGIFDSGIGGLTVAKAIRQALPAERLLYFGDNAHIPYGDKTNAEILRLSRGITHALLERGSKLIVIACNTASAAALKPLREELPQVVFVGMEPAVKPAVEHTRTGVVGVIATVATVQGEVFASIVERFAQDVKVIKQACPGLVRQIEAGELYTPETEAMLRGWLDPMAEQGIDALVLGCTHYPFVRPLIERIVGPAVRVIDPAPAIARRVEHVLREAGALATSGHGRLECHTSGDPVLFRSLMETLDVECDALDAAFWVEDQLVL; translated from the coding sequence ATGAGCACGGGCGACACCCGTCCGATCGGCATTTTCGATAGCGGCATCGGCGGCCTCACCGTCGCCAAAGCCATACGGCAGGCGCTCCCCGCGGAGCGCCTGCTCTATTTCGGCGATAACGCGCATATCCCGTACGGCGATAAGACCAACGCCGAGATCCTGCGCCTGAGCCGGGGCATTACCCACGCTCTGTTGGAGCGAGGCAGCAAGCTCATCGTCATCGCGTGCAACACGGCCAGTGCTGCCGCCCTGAAGCCATTGCGCGAAGAGCTCCCGCAAGTGGTTTTCGTGGGCATGGAGCCTGCCGTGAAACCTGCAGTCGAGCATACCCGCACCGGCGTGGTCGGCGTCATCGCCACCGTGGCCACCGTGCAGGGCGAAGTGTTCGCCAGCATCGTGGAACGGTTCGCACAGGACGTGAAGGTCATCAAGCAGGCCTGCCCGGGACTGGTCCGGCAGATCGAAGCCGGTGAGCTGTACACGCCGGAAACAGAAGCCATGCTGCGGGGATGGTTGGATCCGATGGCGGAACAAGGCATCGATGCCTTGGTCCTCGGATGCACGCACTACCCGTTCGTACGGCCGCTCATCGAGCGCATCGTTGGTCCGGCAGTGCGCGTCATCGACCCCGCGCCCGCCATCGCACGCCGCGTGGAGCACGTGTTGCGTGAAGCAGGGGCGCTTGCCACGTCAGGCCACGGTCGGTTGGAGTGCCACACGAGCGGCGATCCCGTGCTCTTCCGATCCTTGATGGAAACCTTGGATGTGGAATGCGACGCGCTTGATGCGGCGTTCTGGGTGGAAGATCAGCTCGTTCTCTGA
- a CDS encoding gamma carbonic anhydrase family protein → MALVRALNGTTPQFGNDVFLAETAVVIGDVVMGDQCSVWYNAVIRGDVNAIRIGHRTNIQDLAMLHCTYQRAALTIGNDVSIGHSAIVHGCTIHDKVLIGMGAIVMDHAVIGEGSVVAAGAVVLQGTVIEPGSLVTGVPGKRVRAVGEDLSKNEIERIAGNYLKYASWYRS, encoded by the coding sequence ATGGCCTTGGTACGCGCGTTGAACGGCACGACACCGCAATTTGGGAACGATGTCTTCCTAGCGGAAACAGCCGTGGTGATCGGCGACGTGGTGATGGGCGACCAGTGCAGCGTGTGGTACAACGCCGTGATCCGCGGCGATGTGAACGCCATCCGCATCGGCCACCGCACCAACATCCAGGACCTGGCCATGCTGCATTGCACTTATCAGCGTGCGGCGCTCACCATCGGCAACGACGTGAGCATCGGGCATAGCGCCATCGTCCACGGCTGCACCATCCACGACAAGGTGCTCATCGGCATGGGAGCCATCGTGATGGACCATGCTGTGATCGGCGAGGGAAGCGTTGTGGCGGCAGGCGCCGTGGTGCTGCAAGGCACCGTGATAGAACCCGGCAGCCTGGTGACCGGCGTTCCCGGCAAGCGCGTGCGGGCCGTCGGCGAGGACCTCAGCAAGAACGAGATCGAGCGGATCGCGGGGAACTACCTGAAGTACGCCAGCTGGTACAGGTCGTAG
- a CDS encoding heavy-metal-associated domain-containing protein: MKTLLTSLALLLALGASAQKNIASLDIKTSTICDICEKTIETELIYEKGVKKVDVHLDDSMVHVQYDETKTSPEKIRVAISKLGYSADDVPGDEAAFKKLPACCQKEGCGKPKTGN, translated from the coding sequence ATGAAAACCCTGTTGACCTCCCTAGCGCTACTGCTCGCTTTGGGCGCCAGCGCGCAGAAGAACATCGCCAGCCTCGACATCAAGACGAGCACCATCTGTGACATTTGCGAGAAGACCATCGAAACGGAGCTCATCTACGAAAAGGGCGTGAAGAAGGTGGATGTGCACCTTGACGACTCCATGGTGCACGTTCAATACGACGAGACCAAGACGAGCCCGGAGAAGATCCGCGTAGCGATCAGCAAGCTTGGATACTCCGCCGACGATGTGCCGGGCGATGAGGCCGCGTTCAAAAAATTGCCGGCCTGCTGCCAGAAGGAAGGCTGCGGAAAACCCAAGACCGGCAACTGA
- a CDS encoding TonB-dependent receptor, producing MQPRTFSILILLIPLLARAQDITGVVLGQQRDGTVPVPFATVKWDGSVLSTSTNDKGAFTITSAPVWPAQLVVMADGYANDTLRLGAAPVGPLSFTLQPVKELGGARIVERQQGVLLNTRDPINSERITQKELKRAACCDLSESFETNATVDVNYADAVSGTKAIKMLGLDGKYALISVENIPFLRGLSSTYGLTLLPGPWIHGINVSKGTGPVVNGFSSMTGQIDLGLLQPRAAEPLFVYMYGNSQGRFEANVHSAQRIDSAWHNLLMVHGNFNGTQLDQNKDGFLDNPLNRRINILDRVQYEGNGSDAHIGLRYVNDERIGGEVQRDADVGPAIPRYGVNILNEMVDLFAKGGFVFRNDATRSMGFIGNFRQHTSDATYGIRSHQGKEHSGSLSAIYQQLLRDGNDQLKAGLSFNYADFAEQYRDSTFGRTERIPGAFAEHTLKRGAFTAVSGLRFDMNDRYGNFLSPRLHLKYDLGPLTALRASGGHALRSANPFVENAGALASSRDVIVPEDLDAERSWNFGIAFTHKFKWLQRKWAFNVDAYRTEFTHQVVTDMDASAHELRIYNLDGPSYANTVQADVQIELIRPLQLKLAYRWYDARTTYSGRLLQRPFVPEHRAMADLAFTSPNEKWRADITLNWFGSSRIPDLSGNVEAHHFEVRAPDYFVLHAQVSRVFGPVELYFGAENLTDYMQHQQIIDPANPYGPDFDASIIWGPTNGRMFYGGFRYAINKKKNNTAE from the coding sequence ATGCAACCAAGAACGTTTTCCATCCTCATCCTCTTGATCCCGCTGCTCGCACGAGCTCAGGACATCACCGGCGTTGTACTGGGCCAACAGCGCGATGGCACCGTCCCCGTTCCGTTCGCCACAGTGAAGTGGGACGGCAGTGTCCTGTCCACAAGCACCAACGACAAGGGCGCCTTCACCATAACGTCCGCACCGGTTTGGCCGGCCCAGCTCGTGGTAATGGCCGATGGTTACGCGAACGATACGCTCCGGCTTGGCGCAGCACCGGTCGGCCCTCTGAGCTTCACCCTTCAGCCCGTGAAGGAGCTCGGCGGCGCCCGCATTGTGGAACGCCAACAAGGCGTGCTGCTCAACACGCGCGACCCGATCAACAGCGAGCGCATCACTCAGAAGGAATTGAAGCGGGCGGCATGCTGCGACCTGAGCGAGAGCTTCGAGACCAATGCCACGGTTGACGTGAACTACGCCGATGCCGTGAGCGGAACGAAGGCCATCAAAATGCTCGGGCTCGATGGGAAGTACGCGCTGATCAGCGTGGAGAACATCCCGTTCCTGCGCGGCCTGAGCAGCACGTACGGCCTCACCCTGTTGCCCGGTCCGTGGATCCATGGGATCAACGTGAGCAAGGGCACAGGCCCCGTGGTGAACGGCTTCAGCAGTATGACGGGACAGATCGACCTGGGCCTGCTCCAGCCCCGTGCAGCCGAGCCGCTCTTCGTGTACATGTACGGCAACAGCCAGGGACGCTTTGAAGCGAACGTGCACAGTGCACAACGCATCGACAGCGCGTGGCACAACCTGCTGATGGTTCACGGCAACTTCAACGGCACGCAACTGGACCAGAACAAGGACGGGTTCCTGGACAATCCGCTGAACCGCCGCATCAACATCCTGGACCGTGTGCAGTACGAGGGCAATGGCAGCGATGCGCACATCGGTCTACGATATGTTAACGACGAACGTATTGGGGGCGAAGTGCAGCGCGATGCTGACGTGGGCCCGGCGATTCCGCGCTACGGGGTGAACATCCTGAACGAGATGGTGGACCTGTTCGCAAAGGGCGGCTTCGTCTTCCGCAACGATGCCACACGCAGCATGGGTTTCATCGGTAACTTCAGGCAGCACACCTCGGATGCGACCTACGGGATCCGCAGCCACCAAGGCAAGGAACACAGCGGCTCATTGAGCGCGATCTACCAGCAGTTGCTGCGCGATGGCAACGACCAGCTGAAGGCCGGGCTCTCCTTCAACTACGCGGATTTCGCCGAGCAATACCGCGACAGCACGTTCGGGCGTACCGAGCGCATTCCCGGCGCGTTCGCGGAGCACACCCTGAAGCGCGGCGCCTTCACAGCAGTCAGCGGCCTGCGCTTCGACATGAACGACCGGTACGGCAACTTCCTCTCGCCGCGGCTTCACCTTAAGTACGACCTCGGTCCGTTGACTGCACTACGCGCATCGGGCGGGCATGCGTTGAGAAGTGCGAACCCGTTCGTGGAGAATGCCGGTGCCCTGGCCAGTTCAAGGGATGTGATCGTCCCTGAAGACCTCGATGCGGAGCGCTCGTGGAACTTCGGCATAGCCTTCACACACAAGTTCAAATGGCTGCAACGCAAGTGGGCTTTCAACGTGGATGCGTACCGAACGGAGTTCACGCACCAAGTGGTGACCGACATGGACGCCAGCGCACATGAGCTGCGCATCTACAACCTCGATGGACCGTCCTACGCCAACACCGTGCAGGCCGATGTGCAGATCGAACTCATCCGACCGTTGCAACTGAAACTGGCCTACCGCTGGTATGATGCGCGCACCACGTACAGCGGACGCCTGCTCCAGCGGCCGTTCGTTCCTGAGCACCGGGCCATGGCCGACCTGGCCTTCACCAGTCCGAACGAGAAGTGGCGTGCTGACATCACGCTCAACTGGTTCGGCAGCAGCCGCATCCCCGACTTGTCCGGAAACGTGGAAGCGCACCACTTCGAAGTGCGTGCGCCGGACTACTTCGTACTGCACGCCCAAGTCAGCCGCGTGTTCGGCCCTGTGGAGCTTTACTTCGGGGCGGAGAACCTCACCGACTACATGCAACACCAGCAGATCATCGACCCGGCCAACCCCTATGGCCCGGACTTTGACGCCAGCATCATTTGGGGACCCACCAACGGACGCATGTTCTACGGTGGCTTCCGTTACGCCATCAACAAAAAGAAAAACAACACTGCCGAGTGA
- a CDS encoding NifU family protein has protein sequence METATRKPYTVYAESTPNPATLRYVTNLPLLPEGRMLEFTSPQEAEGISPLAEKIFNLPFVTGVFLGSNFITVTKNNSVDWDLVQLELREYIQDYLREDGRVLNTDISATDMQKAEQRAVSHAEPIGEDDARIINVLDEYVKPNVENDGGHIAFRSFKDGVVTVQLQGSCSGCPSSMVTLKGGIENLLRQMVPGVREVVAEEV, from the coding sequence ATGGAAACCGCCACCCGCAAGCCCTACACGGTGTACGCCGAAAGCACGCCGAACCCGGCCACGCTCCGCTACGTCACCAACCTGCCGCTGCTCCCAGAGGGCCGCATGCTGGAGTTCACGAGCCCCCAGGAAGCGGAAGGCATTTCGCCCCTGGCCGAGAAGATCTTCAACTTGCCCTTCGTCACTGGGGTGTTCCTCGGGAGCAACTTCATCACGGTTACCAAGAACAACAGCGTGGATTGGGACCTGGTGCAACTCGAACTGCGCGAGTACATCCAGGACTACCTGCGTGAAGATGGCCGCGTGCTGAACACCGATATCAGCGCCACGGACATGCAGAAGGCCGAGCAGCGCGCCGTGAGCCATGCCGAACCGATCGGTGAGGATGATGCGCGTATCATCAATGTGCTCGATGAATACGTGAAGCCCAATGTCGAGAACGACGGCGGCCATATCGCCTTCCGCTCGTTCAAGGATGGCGTGGTCACCGTGCAATTGCAGGGCTCGTGCAGTGGCTGCCCCAGCAGCATGGTCACGCTGAAGGGCGGCATCGAGAACCTGCTGCGCCAGATGGTGCCAGGGGTAAGGGAGGTGGTGGCTGAGGAGGTGTGA
- a CDS encoding carboxypeptidase regulatory-like domain-containing protein — protein sequence MGTRLLSVAFALSALAAQAQTMGEIRGRVTDQDKQAVPFAAVLVQLPGGDMHTEADDDGRFVLKPIPTGMYQVKAVAPGKEETTVQAVPVHPDRFTKLDLMLEPIVKVIPGATVRPKQKPDYVFRRPLIDIDDPSRQTLLAAEFAKDPNIKTPAKFIGSSFAGVQKQANGDGLYFRGSRTENMVTFLDGVKVSGSVPRVPSSGISSITVYTGGLPAKYGDVTGGVVVIETKTYQELWAQQRAAEYRAMVEAQQALEEQAAPTLEQPLN from the coding sequence ATGGGAACCAGACTCCTATCGGTGGCCTTCGCGCTGAGCGCCTTGGCTGCCCAAGCCCAAACCATGGGCGAGATCCGCGGGCGGGTAACCGACCAGGACAAACAAGCGGTGCCGTTCGCGGCGGTGCTAGTGCAATTGCCCGGTGGCGATATGCACACTGAGGCGGACGATGATGGCCGCTTCGTGCTGAAGCCGATACCTACCGGAATGTATCAAGTGAAGGCAGTTGCACCGGGCAAGGAGGAAACAACCGTTCAAGCCGTTCCTGTGCATCCGGACAGATTCACGAAACTGGATCTAATGCTCGAGCCCATTGTAAAGGTGATTCCTGGAGCAACGGTGCGCCCGAAGCAAAAGCCTGACTATGTCTTCCGCCGCCCGCTAATTGATATCGACGACCCGTCCAGGCAAACCCTGCTTGCTGCCGAATTCGCCAAAGACCCCAACATCAAGACGCCAGCGAAGTTCATCGGGTCGAGCTTTGCCGGAGTGCAGAAGCAAGCCAACGGCGACGGTCTCTACTTCCGGGGAAGTCGAACCGAGAACATGGTAACGTTCCTCGATGGGGTGAAGGTGAGCGGATCGGTGCCCCGTGTGCCGAGCAGCGGCATCAGCAGCATTACCGTTTACACAGGCGGTCTGCCAGCCAAGTACGGCGATGTCACCGGCGGCGTAGTAGTGATCGAGACCAAGACCTACCAGGAGCTGTGGGCGCAGCAACGCGCTGCCGAATACCGGGCGATGGTGGAAGCACAACAAGCCCTGGAAGAGCAAGCCGCCCCAACTTTGGAGCAGCCCCTCAACTGA
- a CDS encoding sigma-70 family RNA polymerase sigma factor: MFLRRKQNERSTDDELVKAVKAGRTEALGVLWDRYAHLLFGVGMKYLKNTDTAKDAVMTVFAELPRLLVQHEVRSVSAWLRTVMRNHCLMQLRSADRTTLLNGADASEVAFDEADELLAAHLESEAALARMENAINELKEDQRACITLFYLDKLSYAEVGERLNMAFDTVRSNIQNGRRNLRLILERGTTQYQR; the protein is encoded by the coding sequence ATGTTCCTCCGGCGGAAACAGAACGAACGAAGCACCGATGACGAATTGGTGAAGGCAGTGAAAGCAGGCCGGACGGAGGCGTTGGGCGTACTGTGGGACCGGTACGCCCATCTGCTGTTCGGTGTTGGTATGAAGTACCTGAAGAACACCGACACCGCCAAGGACGCCGTGATGACCGTCTTCGCCGAGCTTCCTCGTCTCCTGGTGCAACATGAAGTGCGCAGTGTTTCCGCATGGCTCCGCACCGTGATGCGCAACCACTGCCTCATGCAGCTCCGCAGCGCCGATCGCACAACCCTGTTGAACGGAGCGGATGCAAGTGAGGTCGCGTTCGATGAAGCCGACGAGTTGCTGGCCGCTCATCTGGAGAGCGAAGCTGCGCTGGCAAGGATGGAGAATGCCATCAATGAACTGAAGGAGGATCAGCGCGCTTGCATCACCCTTTTCTACCTGGACAAGCTCAGTTATGCCGAGGTAGGCGAACGATTGAACATGGCGTTCGACACCGTGCGCAGCAACATCCAGAACGGACGCCGCAACCTGCGCCTGATCCTGGAGCGCGGCACAACCCAATACCAACGTTGA
- a CDS encoding alpha/beta hydrolase, giving the protein MQHHLKQEGEFSYIEHGEGEPVIFLHGLFGALSNFETTIGHFGKRFKVLVPMLPLYTMPMLTTNVENLARFLRRFIEHKRFGQVNLLGNSLGGHVALVYTHKYQGSVKSLVLTGSSGLYENAFGGSFPRREDKEYLRKKIALTFHDPQHATDALVEECYETVNDKGKLIRILALAKSAIRHNMAKALPELKLPVCLVWGKQDTITPPEVAQEFHQLLPNSELFWIDECGHAAMMEQPERFNAIVEPWLVKTIG; this is encoded by the coding sequence ATGCAACATCACCTGAAACAGGAAGGCGAGTTCAGCTACATCGAGCACGGTGAAGGCGAGCCCGTGATCTTCCTGCACGGCCTCTTCGGCGCGCTGAGCAATTTCGAGACGACCATCGGGCACTTCGGCAAACGCTTCAAGGTGCTGGTGCCCATGCTGCCGCTCTACACCATGCCCATGCTCACCACCAACGTGGAGAACCTGGCGCGGTTCCTCCGCCGGTTCATCGAGCACAAACGCTTCGGGCAGGTGAACTTGTTGGGCAACTCACTGGGCGGACATGTCGCGCTGGTTTACACGCACAAGTACCAGGGTTCGGTGAAGTCGCTCGTGCTCACGGGCAGCAGCGGGTTGTACGAGAACGCGTTCGGCGGCAGCTTCCCGCGCCGTGAGGACAAGGAATACCTGCGCAAGAAGATCGCGCTCACCTTCCACGATCCGCAGCACGCCACCGACGCGTTGGTGGAGGAGTGCTACGAGACCGTCAACGACAAGGGGAAACTGATCCGCATCCTGGCACTGGCCAAGAGCGCCATCCGCCACAACATGGCCAAGGCCCTGCCTGAGCTGAAACTACCCGTGTGCCTCGTGTGGGGCAAGCAGGACACCATCACGCCGCCCGAGGTGGCCCAGGAGTTCCATCAGTTGCTGCCGAACAGCGAGCTCTTCTGGATCGACGAGTGCGGTCATGCCGCCATGATGGAGCAGCCCGAGCGGTTCAATGCGATCGTGGAACCGTGGTTGGTGAAGACCATTGGATGA
- a CDS encoding YihA family ribosome biogenesis GTP-binding protein: protein MQNFRAEHLGSGRKAEHWPKPSLPEYAFIGRSNVGKSSLVNMLVGINKLARVSNTPGRTRNVEHFKVEPATSRAAEKGLGMAWMLADLPGYGFAKVSRDERAAWKTMIDTYLLERENLQCVFVLVDVRLEPQKNDLEMIQWLGEHQVPFVIAFTKSDKLSQPQVVSNVALFKRVLKKTWQTLPTLFITSSETRKGREELLEYIANINAGWRG from the coding sequence ATGCAGAATTTCCGCGCAGAACATCTTGGCAGCGGCCGCAAAGCGGAGCACTGGCCCAAACCGTCATTGCCGGAATACGCCTTCATCGGCCGTAGCAACGTGGGCAAGAGTTCCTTGGTGAACATGCTCGTGGGCATCAACAAGTTGGCGCGGGTGAGCAACACACCGGGCCGCACGCGCAATGTGGAGCATTTCAAGGTGGAGCCCGCCACTTCGCGCGCCGCCGAGAAGGGACTTGGAATGGCATGGATGCTCGCCGACCTGCCGGGCTACGGATTTGCCAAGGTGAGCCGCGACGAGCGCGCAGCCTGGAAGACGATGATCGACACGTACTTGCTGGAGCGCGAGAACCTTCAATGCGTGTTCGTGCTGGTGGATGTGCGCTTGGAGCCGCAGAAGAACGATCTGGAGATGATCCAATGGCTTGGGGAGCACCAGGTGCCGTTCGTCATCGCGTTCACCAAGAGCGACAAGCTCAGCCAACCGCAGGTGGTAAGCAACGTGGCGCTCTTCAAACGCGTGCTGAAGAAGACCTGGCAGACGCTGCCCACCTTGTTCATCACTTCCTCCGAGACCCGCAAGGGACGGGAGGAACTGCTTGAGTACATCGCGAACATCAATGCAGGTTGGCGTGGTTGA
- the gldC gene encoding gliding motility protein GldC, whose translation MSSSQIRFTITLDENKVPERIEWEADDANTKSECKSTLISLWDSKEQNTLRIDLWTKEMTTDEMKAFFHQNIMTMADTFERATGEGKMAAQMREFGQYFAQHMLGTGPSAS comes from the coding sequence ATGAGCTCCTCCCAGATCCGCTTCACCATCACCCTCGACGAGAACAAGGTCCCGGAACGCATCGAGTGGGAAGCCGATGATGCGAACACGAAGAGCGAGTGCAAGAGCACGCTCATCAGCCTCTGGGACAGCAAGGAGCAGAACACGCTGCGCATCGATCTGTGGACGAAGGAGATGACCACCGATGAGATGAAGGCCTTCTTCCACCAGAACATCATGACGATGGCCGACACGTTCGAGCGCGCCACCGGCGAGGGCAAGATGGCCGCACAGATGCGCGAATTCGGCCAGTACTTCGCACAGCACATGCTGGGTACAGGTCCCTCAGCGTCCTGA
- a CDS encoding PorT family protein, with translation MNAKTMRKASAALVIALAIATSATAQNAGRSLRLGLSFAPNLGWLAPTGKKIEANGSHLGFRFGLVTDIMIGENANYAFSTGLFLNNVGGDYKREFDAAPSDTLTVIATEQTTLKLQYVELPLTIKLKTNEIGYMTYFGQVGFDTGFRVGAKRDTEIASGVAGYSKTEDNEDAKDDAAELRVALSIGAGFEYNFSGNTSALVGLRYSNGFTNALDNDDLGQAKLHYAELTLGVLF, from the coding sequence ATGAACGCCAAAACTATGAGAAAGGCCTCCGCCGCTCTTGTGATCGCACTGGCGATCGCCACCTCCGCCACCGCGCAGAACGCCGGGCGCTCGCTGCGCCTGGGCCTGAGCTTCGCTCCGAACCTGGGTTGGCTAGCGCCCACGGGCAAGAAGATCGAAGCGAACGGCAGCCACCTTGGGTTCCGTTTCGGTCTCGTCACGGACATCATGATCGGGGAGAACGCCAACTATGCCTTCAGCACGGGATTGTTCCTGAACAATGTCGGTGGTGATTACAAGCGGGAGTTTGATGCCGCCCCTTCCGATACACTCACAGTGATCGCCACCGAACAGACTACGTTGAAGTTGCAGTATGTTGAGTTGCCGTTGACCATCAAATTGAAGACGAACGAGATCGGCTACATGACTTATTTCGGTCAGGTCGGTTTTGACACCGGCTTCCGTGTCGGTGCCAAGCGTGATACCGAGATCGCCAGCGGAGTGGCTGGTTATAGCAAGACAGAGGACAACGAGGACGCGAAGGACGATGCCGCTGAGCTCCGGGTGGCGCTGAGCATCGGGGCCGGGTTCGAGTACAACTTCAGTGGCAACACCTCTGCGCTTGTTGGTCTGCGTTACAGCAATGGCTTCACCAACGCGCTCGACAACGACGATCTGGGCCAGGCCAAACTGCATTACGCTGAACTGACCCTTGGCGTGCTGTTCTGA
- the nadE gene encoding NAD(+) synthase, with product MKTEKVIEHIVGWLKDYCTSNRQQGFVVGVSGGIDSAVTSALCARTGLPVLCVEMPIHQAASQVARAQEHIAALRGSHANVSMEVVQLTAVFDGMVAVLPKHADRETMDLALANARARLRMTTLYYFAGLHGYLVAGTGNKVEDFGVGFFTKYGDGGVDLSPIADLTKTEVYGIARQLGAVESIMKAKPTDGLWGDDRSDEDQIGASYPELEWAMDLRERGVDVGTLDLSDRQRKVLAIFDRRKAANRHKMEPIPVCVIPSELKQ from the coding sequence ATGAAGACGGAGAAGGTCATTGAACACATCGTCGGCTGGTTGAAGGACTACTGCACCAGCAACCGGCAGCAGGGTTTCGTGGTGGGTGTGAGCGGTGGCATCGATAGCGCGGTGACGAGCGCGCTGTGCGCCCGCACGGGCCTGCCGGTGCTATGCGTTGAAATGCCCATCCATCAAGCTGCTTCGCAGGTGGCACGCGCGCAGGAGCACATCGCTGCCCTGCGGGGATCGCACGCGAACGTCTCCATGGAAGTCGTGCAGCTGACCGCGGTGTTTGATGGCATGGTGGCGGTCCTTCCCAAGCACGCTGATCGGGAGACCATGGACCTTGCGCTTGCCAATGCGCGTGCACGGTTGCGCATGACCACCCTGTACTATTTCGCGGGCTTGCACGGGTATCTGGTTGCTGGCACAGGCAACAAGGTGGAGGACTTCGGAGTGGGTTTCTTCACGAAGTACGGCGATGGCGGCGTGGATCTTTCGCCCATCGCCGATCTCACCAAAACCGAGGTGTACGGCATCGCGCGGCAGCTTGGTGCGGTGGAGAGCATCATGAAGGCCAAGCCGACCGACGGTCTATGGGGCGATGACCGCAGCGATGAAGACCAGATCGGCGCGAGCTACCCGGAACTCGAATGGGCCATGGACCTGCGCGAGCGCGGCGTGGATGTCGGGACGCTCGACTTGTCGGATCGCCAGCGGAAGGTGCTCGCCATTTTCGACCGGCGCAAGGCCGCGAACCGGCACAAGATGGAGCCCATCCCGGTGTGCGTCATTCCTTCTGAGCTGAAGCAGTAG